The window TTTTTAAATTGACAAATTGATTtgccaccagtgaatgtttggttaaaaagttacattcactgctttattaatatgcCCCTATATACAGTTATTAGAGAAGTTTGGTGGCAACCTATGGGGATAGCTATGTGGGAGCTAGCATTTCTGACATATTTGTACGAGTGCAGTCTTTAgggtaatatgttggctataATAACTAGTATATCAGAGGATTGAAACATGTTGGATGGGAGTTAGATTTTCCAGGCTTCTGTTGAGTACATGCCGATTCCAGGGACTCATTGGATAGGGGACCAAGGATGAGGCTGCTGtttcaaaagtcaaaaaaaatcaagcaggcACTTACAGCTTGTAAAAGTTACTGATCTTCCTCTTCCCCTATGACCCATGTTCTGTATCCTCCTATTTTAATTTCTATGTCAGAACAGCCAATTATGCTTATTATTCACTGtttcaatttcaatattttccCCTCTTGGGGGGGACTTGTTGCCTTAGGCTATGCATTCAGATTTTTAAAGCTAAAGCATATTTTCTGTTAAGAACAAAAACGGTATACATAATTTTTTGAGCAAAGCAGTCATTTTATGTGAaggctgtatttttcttttctttccctgaaAAGGTTTTTTTCCCCCCCCTGAAGTTAAGGTTCATTTTCTACAACTATTTAAAACACCTGAAAATCTTCCAACTTCCTGTGTacttaaattaaatttgttattcactttgaaatccaTTTATGGGAACTGTAGAACTCCCAGTCCTTTGAAAGGCATGAGGAAAGGGGAGGCATCTGTAGTCCTGTGTGTTTCTGGCAGGATTGCCAGGTGAAAAAGAAACATTCTGAAAAACTGAAACTCAAATACAGCCATCACATCGAAGGACTGGTAAACAGCAATATTGTAAATTGTTATTTCTGGGTTTAGATATCATTTAAATCTGAAAATTTAAAGTTAATGGTACTTAATAACAACAAACTGCCACTGCTCCTTCAACAAGTAATAGATAACATTCTAAAGTGATATCACAACAAAAATATCCCAAAGTGAATAGGTGTAGCTGATGAAGATATCTCAGTAAAGCAAATAACACACGGAGCAGACACTGCTGTTATTCTGAAGAGCTACATTAGAATGTGTGGACAAGCTGTACTTTTGGGGCAGCTTGGACAATCCGAATAAGTGGTAATACATGTTGTAATCCCTGAACAGAATTCTTTTGGACTACCTGGATCGTCTGAATGTTCTGGTTCCCAGCACTAACTGTTTGTATATTCTGGACACCCTGAATCTTCTGAACAGTTTGTAGGCCATGACTAGTTGGTACAGTCCTCAGCTGTACATTTTGTGGAAGTTGGACTGTGTTAGGGCTCTGAATGCTAGGCAACACTTGAAGCTGGCTCTGGCCAGTCTGCAAACTTTGGATATTTTCAACTATGTGTAGATTTTGATCATTTTGAAAGCTATCTACTACTTGAAGAGTCTGTTCTCCTTGAGAACTCTGGATAATAAAGACCTTTTGACATTCTGGAGCAGTGGAGACAGGTTCTTGTATATTAGACATGGCTTGAATTTGGACATTGGAAACATCTTGAATGCCTTGAATATTTTCTACTCCTTGCACACACAATCGTGTCTGCTCTCCATCAGCGTTTTGCAAGACAAGAACATTTTGTAAACCGTTTTCCGTCTGAAGGGTTTCAAAGTGCACATCCTGAACTTCCTCCACTGACTGCAAGTTTTCTACGCTCTCTGTAGCTCTTAGAAGTTCTTCTCCTGGAGAGTTCTGTACAACAATCAGGTTCTGTGTTTCCTGCAAGCTAGATACATTTTGTGGCTCTGTGAGTGCTTGTATGTGGATATCTGAAAGATGTGTTGCACTTGGACTTGTCTGCAGCTGCACATTAGCAATATTTTGAGAGCTTGATACAGTTTGAATACCTGACATGTCTTCTTTCATTTGAATATTTGACACCTCATGGGCACCAGGTATACTTTCAATTTTTATGTCTTGTGTACTAGGTAATTGTTGGATTTGTAGGTTTGCAGTCTTTGATCCAGATGGAATAGCATTCAGCATGGTTGGTAACTGCAGATGACTTTGATCTGTCACATTCTGTAAGACAATTATATTTTGACCGACAGGTAGTGACTGAGCTCGGGGAAAGCTCTGAATAGCTTGTATTTGAAGAGGCTGCATACTAGTAACTGTTTGGCTCGTGTTGGGCATAATAAGAATGTTTTTGTTAGGACTTGTAAAATTACTGATGGTATTTGAAGACTTCACCTTGGACTTCTTTCTCAAAACCCTACTCTGTGGTGCTTTTTGACATACATTGCTTTGTATTGTTACCAAATTTGGAGTACTGGATGCTAAAGGAATCTTCTGCTCAGATTGCAATACCTGTGAAGAAGGTATAAGTATAAGTTTAGGAGTGTTTTGCTGTTGAACTTgtaccagaaaaaaagtttgtaaattcAGAGAACTGGGTTGGTTGCAGACTTCAACATTTAGTGTGGTTGGTATATCAGGCACAAGTTGAACCTTTTGAGTAGCAGCCATAGCTTGCCCATTTTGGGTAGCTACTGGAGCATGTGCAGTTGAGTCAGCATCTGCACTGTTTACAGAATGTGTGCGCAGATGTCTCTGAAGATAAGAAGACATAACAAAACCTTTGCCACAAATAGTGCACCTGTAAGGTCGGTCACTGGAGTGTGTGCGTTGATGTAACTGCAAATTTGAagaatgtgtaaatgttttgtcACACTTATCACATTTATAAGGCTTTTCTCCCGTGTGGGTCCTCTCATGCTGACGTAGATTAGAAGTCTGAGTAAACGTTTTGCCACACATAACGCAGGCAAATGGGCGCTCCCCTGTGTGAAGTTGTCTGTGGCGACGTAGGCAAGAGGTGTTTTTAAAGGACTTTCCACACTCTGTACAACTGTAAGGCCTTTCCCCTGTATGAAGCCGTAAATGGTATTGATAATGTGAGGACCACTTAAATGTAAGGCCACACTCTGCACACTTAAATGCCCTGACACCTGTATGAACCCGCTGGTGTATAGATAATAAGGAGGAGCGTTTGAAAgctttcccacactctgaacactTGTAAGGGCGTTCTCCAGTATGGTCTCTCATGTGGTAACGCAGGCCTGAGGAGCCTTTGAATGCTTTATTACAGTCTGTACATTTGTATGGCCTTTCAACAGTCTCAGCAGTAGTGGAAGGAGTAAAGGGAGGAATGACCTCAATTGTCTGTGGGCAAGTTACCTCTGCCTCTGTCTGAATGAGCTGTTGTTCTTCTGTGTGTGTTCGCTGGTGCATCAAAAGGTTGGAAAGCTGCACAAATGTCTTTTCACAAATTGAGCATTTATAAGGCCTTTCATTAGAGTGCGTATATTGATGGCGTGACAACCCTGAGGCATTTTTAAACGTCTTATCACATAATGTACAAGGGAAGCTGTGCTCATCAACATGACTTTGCTGGTGCTCGAGAAGCATCTCCTCACTCTTAAAGGTCAAGTcacatatgttacatttataaagcatttccACTGTCTCTATTTCGCTGGAAGTAGTTAGAAACACTTCAGCATCTGTTTGAACGAATGTCTGTTCAACTGCATGAGACTGCAGATGCTTCTGCAGAAAAGCATCTGAAATAAACACCTTGCCACACAGGTCACATTTGTGTGTGGGCCCGCCAATGTGTGTACGCTGGTGAAGTAGCAAGTTGGAGGAATGGGTGAAGGATTTGCCACATTCAGTGCATTTGTAAGGCCTTTCCCCCGTGTGGATACGCTCATGTTGTTTTAGGTTAGTGGACTGCGTAAATGCTTTTCCACAAACTGTACACACGTAAGGTCGCTCCCCTGTGTGAATGTTTCTGTGGCGCCGTAAGCTAGAGGAATTCTTAAATGCTTTGTCACAGATGTTGCATTTATAGGGTCGCTCTCCTGTATGTTGTCTCATGTGGTACTGATAATGGGAGGACCACTTGAATGCCAATCCACACACACTGCATTTGAAGGAGCGAAATCCTGTGTGCACACTCTGGTGAATTTGCAAAAGAGAGGAACGTTTAAAAGCTTTACCACAGTCTCCGCACTTGTAAGGCCTTTCTCCGGTATGGCTTCTCTGGTGATAAAGTAGAGCTGAAGAGCCTTTAAAAGCTTTTGGACACTCTGAACATTTGTAAGGTCTTTCCCCAGTGTGGGTTCTTTGGTGGTGTATTAATCTTGAAGACCATTTAAAGACTTTCCCACACTCGAGGCACTCATATTGATGGCTGTTAGCTTCTGCAGGTTGCACAAGTAGGGTTTGTTGTATGGAAGATGCTTGTACCTCCAGTTCCTGTTCACCTACCATTCTGAAGGATTTGCTAAGAGACAATGAGAACAAGCAATGTGTTATTACCTAACTAAAATAACTAACTACagtaagatattaaaaaaatacatagatgtATGCAACTCTGTACTCAGTAAAACATCATAAAATCAGTTACCTGATTACCCAATTTCCAGGACAACATACATTAGAGATGGCTCCACCCACCAGCGAGGAAAAACCCcagaaacactttaaaaagcaGCCCTCCTGCTTGTTGccttaaacaaaaataatagtaatcagaaacaattaaaacataCACTTTCAATATTACCAAAACAGACAGGCAACTTTGTGCCTTCTTGGAAACCGAGTTATCTGGTACTTAACACAGACATCTTACAGGACAATACACATGAGAGAATGAGGAATTTGCAAGGTCCATAGTTTGGGTATCACTTATCAAAGATGCTCTAAATTTAATATACCTATATTTAATATAGTCTTcatgtctgtgtatatataccTTTAGCAGCTCATTTCTGCAGCTGAGGGCACTGCATAAATGATCTACAAACAATGGTACCTAATAGAAAGTCAAATCACACAAGAAAGGTTTAAGTAGGAATATAAACTCATACAGAATGGTCTGGATCCTCCACCAAATAGAAGTGTATCCTTGGAGAAAGAGCAGCATAAAAGTGTTTAATCAGGTGAGTGACACTGACCAAGAATTAGGAGTTATCATCACTACAGTGATACCACAAAGGAGGTATTGTTACTGTAATTACACCAAAGTAGGGGTTATCATTGCTACACATAGGTAAAGGTATCAAATTTTACTGCGAAGACAGCAATGTGTGGCTTAACATTGCTTCCACCAAGGATACTACAAGGTTTTTGCAGTCAATGACACCAATATGGGGGTTACTGTCACAGTCACTGACACTAATTATGGGGCTTATTTTACTTCTAATTTTGTCagtaaagcagaagtaaacccaaaacaaaaaaaaaacaaaaaaaaaaaaaacacacacttacttttaatctcGCAGATCCGCCGGGaagtttctttgtttgggtcctgtGTTGTTTCGGTGTCCGTCTTCGGCCCAGAGGAAGCGCCTAGCACAAGCACAGACATCTTCTTCTTGGTTTTTCTTACTACGCCACTCACTGATCACACACTGCAcatgatcgggtgacgtagataggGAAAAAAGATTGCGGATCTCAcagcgcatgtgtgagatcaccaatttttttcttccaattaaagaaaaggctccttctgcgcatgccctaatgaGCAGCTaacagcctcccgggatgtggatatcctgggaggctttgtgctccattCAGAAGTGATCAAGACAGAGAAAGGAGGTGCTTAACCTTTTGACAAAAAggctcgggcatgtgcaaaagcaTGAGCAgataagagcctcccgggatgcgtgacataccgtgtttccccgaaaataagacagtgtattatatttattttacctctgaaaatctcattagggcttattttcaggggatgtcttatttttctcacaaaaaatctatatttattcatgtacaaaaatctgtatataccaaaacctgcaaccaatattactatagaaagatacctctgtgttacctgtgacctgtcaaaatcacagatttcttctgttatgtacaagaagtcatgaataagaattgacataaatgagtaatgaaaaaaaaacacagcttcataagcaaacaagtgcaacataacaaggaaatgtgctgacaattaacatgtgactcatagtgttacatgttaaatctgagtaaaataaaaaaaaaaatcaattaataaatatgcattgctgctaatgaataaaataccagcaaggaccttttgaaaagagaatccaccaacctcttagtgctagtgtcacaccttagtactgtaggttaattaaccctgcgatttcttcaccccttgctccagtgcttttgaaatcgcctgctctctctctgctccctccttcctccctccgtgtaccacgtgaccacaccctccgaagaagccaatagggcttactttcgggggagggcttatatttcaagcttgctcgaaaacagccaaaaatcctgctagggcttactttcgggggggggtgtcttattttcggggaaacacggtaggtatccctggaggccccatgcctaggcaatcgagaataaaGGGGGTGGTATGAATGTGGTtgtattgcacttaaaaagaaaaaaagaatttttacattacataaaatggttgtctatccttttatgtaaagtgaactttCTGAGTTTATCTACGcttt is drawn from Pyxicephalus adspersus chromosome Z, UCB_Pads_2.0, whole genome shotgun sequence and contains these coding sequences:
- the ZNF628 gene encoding zinc finger protein 628 isoform X1; its protein translation is MSVLVLGASSGPKTDTETTQDPNKETSRRICEIKSNKQEGCFLKCFWGFSSLVGGAISNVCCPGNWVISKSFRMVGEQELEVQASSIQQTLLVQPAEANSHQYECLECGKVFKWSSRLIHHQRTHTGERPYKCSECPKAFKGSSALLYHQRSHTGERPYKCGDCGKAFKRSSLLQIHQSVHTGFRSFKCSVCGLAFKWSSHYQYHMRQHTGERPYKCNICDKAFKNSSSLRRHRNIHTGERPYVCTVCGKAFTQSTNLKQHERIHTGERPYKCTECGKSFTHSSNLLLHQRTHIGGPTHKCDLCGKVFISDAFLQKHLQSHAVEQTFVQTDAEVFLTTSSEIETVEMLYKCNICDLTFKSEEMLLEHQQSHVDEHSFPCTLCDKTFKNASGLSRHQYTHSNERPYKCSICEKTFVQLSNLLMHQRTHTEEQQLIQTEAEVTCPQTIEVIPPFTPSTTAETVERPYKCTDCNKAFKGSSGLRYHMRDHTGERPYKCSECGKAFKRSSLLSIHQRVHTGVRAFKCAECGLTFKWSSHYQYHLRLHTGERPYSCTECGKSFKNTSCLRRHRQLHTGERPFACVMCGKTFTQTSNLRQHERTHTGEKPYKCDKCDKTFTHSSNLQLHQRTHSSDRPYRCTICGKGFVMSSYLQRHLRTHSVNSADADSTAHAPVATQNGQAMAATQKVQLVPDIPTTLNVEVCNQPSSLNLQTFFLVQVQQQNTPKLILIPSSQVLQSEQKIPLASSTPNLVTIQSNVCQKAPQSRVLRKKSKVKSSNTISNFTSPNKNILIMPNTSQTVTSMQPLQIQAIQSFPRAQSLPVGQNIIVLQNVTDQSHLQLPTMLNAIPSGSKTANLQIQQLPSTQDIKIESIPGAHEVSNIQMKEDMSGIQTVSSSQNIANVQLQTSPSATHLSDIHIQALTEPQNVSSLQETQNLIVVQNSPGEELLRATESVENLQSVEEVQDVHFETLQTENGLQNVLVLQNADGEQTRLCVQGVENIQGIQDVSNVQIQAMSNIQEPVSTAPECQKVFIIQSSQGEQTLQVVDSFQNDQNLHIVENIQSLQTGQSQLQVLPSIQSPNTVQLPQNVQLRTVPTSHGLQTVQKIQGVQNIQTVSAGNQNIQTIQVVQKNSVQGLQHVLPLIRIVQAAPKVQLVHTF
- the ZNF628 gene encoding zinc finger protein 628 isoform X2; protein product: MVGEQELEVQASSIQQTLLVQPAEANSHQYECLECGKVFKWSSRLIHHQRTHTGERPYKCSECPKAFKGSSALLYHQRSHTGERPYKCGDCGKAFKRSSLLQIHQSVHTGFRSFKCSVCGLAFKWSSHYQYHMRQHTGERPYKCNICDKAFKNSSSLRRHRNIHTGERPYVCTVCGKAFTQSTNLKQHERIHTGERPYKCTECGKSFTHSSNLLLHQRTHIGGPTHKCDLCGKVFISDAFLQKHLQSHAVEQTFVQTDAEVFLTTSSEIETVEMLYKCNICDLTFKSEEMLLEHQQSHVDEHSFPCTLCDKTFKNASGLSRHQYTHSNERPYKCSICEKTFVQLSNLLMHQRTHTEEQQLIQTEAEVTCPQTIEVIPPFTPSTTAETVERPYKCTDCNKAFKGSSGLRYHMRDHTGERPYKCSECGKAFKRSSLLSIHQRVHTGVRAFKCAECGLTFKWSSHYQYHLRLHTGERPYSCTECGKSFKNTSCLRRHRQLHTGERPFACVMCGKTFTQTSNLRQHERTHTGEKPYKCDKCDKTFTHSSNLQLHQRTHSSDRPYRCTICGKGFVMSSYLQRHLRTHSVNSADADSTAHAPVATQNGQAMAATQKVQLVPDIPTTLNVEVCNQPSSLNLQTFFLVQVQQQNTPKLILIPSSQVLQSEQKIPLASSTPNLVTIQSNVCQKAPQSRVLRKKSKVKSSNTISNFTSPNKNILIMPNTSQTVTSMQPLQIQAIQSFPRAQSLPVGQNIIVLQNVTDQSHLQLPTMLNAIPSGSKTANLQIQQLPSTQDIKIESIPGAHEVSNIQMKEDMSGIQTVSSSQNIANVQLQTSPSATHLSDIHIQALTEPQNVSSLQETQNLIVVQNSPGEELLRATESVENLQSVEEVQDVHFETLQTENGLQNVLVLQNADGEQTRLCVQGVENIQGIQDVSNVQIQAMSNIQEPVSTAPECQKVFIIQSSQGEQTLQVVDSFQNDQNLHIVENIQSLQTGQSQLQVLPSIQSPNTVQLPQNVQLRTVPTSHGLQTVQKIQGVQNIQTVSAGNQNIQTIQVVQKNSVQGLQHVLPLIRIVQAAPKVQLVHTF